One Brassica napus cultivar Da-Ae chromosome C4, Da-Ae, whole genome shotgun sequence genomic region harbors:
- the LOC111198154 gene encoding aspartic proteinase CDR1-like → MSYATRMMSVTLSLQIITAFLFITATASSPPSGFTMDLIHRRTNSSSSRRSNTYDQLRSSPYADIFFQTSEYLMKLKIGTPPVEIDAVLDTGSEIIWTQCLPCLNCYKQRNPIFDPSKSSTYKEQLKCITPNPSCDYTLLYGDQSYSRGSLATETVTIQSTSGHSYVMPETVIGCSHNSSGFRTTASGIVGLSWKSLSLISQMGKNMLGAFSYCFSPEGTSKISFGSNAIVSGDGTVSTTMFTKKEKPGFYYLNLDAVSVGEARVETLGTPFHAVDGNILIDSGTTLTYLPASYCSLVRESVEKVVTAERVTFSEIDTLCYKTNTMDIFPVITMHFSGGADLVLDKNNTYMANGQAICLMIMCGPITPIAEKAVFGNRAQNNFLVGYDHSSLQVSFKPTDCGVTQDMPRDSTSAASFLQLNIKFVLFIVALSLIRL, encoded by the coding sequence ATGTCTTATGCAACCAGAATGATGAGCGTTACACTCTCTCTTCAAATCATTACAGCTTTTCTCTTTATTACCGCCACAGCCTCATCACCTCCAAGCGGCTTCACCATGGACCTAATCCACCGTCGCACCAATTCATCTTCTTCTCGACGCTCTAATACTTATGATCAACTCCGATCATCTCCTTACGCCGACATCTTCTTTCAAACCTCCGAGTATCTTATGAAACTCAAAATCGGTACTCCTCCTGTCGAGATAGACGCAGTCTTAGACACAGGAAGCGAGATCATATGGACACAATGTTTGCCTTGTCTTAACTGCTACAAACAACGCAATCCAATATTCGACCCTTCCAAGTCCTCAACCTACAAAGAGCAATTAAAGTGCATTACCCCTAACCCCTCTTGTGATTATACTTTGCTATACGGGGACCAAAGCTACTCCAGAGGAAGCTTAGCAACCGAGACCGTCACCATCCAATCCACTTCTGGCCACTCCTATGTAATGCCTGAAACAGTTATTGGATGTTCGCACAACAGCTCAGGGTTTAGAACAACCGCCTCGGGCATTGTTGGTCTAAGTTGGAAATCTTTATCTCTCATCTCTCAGATGGGCAAAAATATGCTCGGTGCCTTTTCCTACTGCTTCTCCCCTGAGGGAACAAGTAAGATCAGCTTTGGAAGTAATGCTATTGTGTCAGGGGACGGGACTGTATCAACCACTATGTTTACGAAGAAGGAGAAACCCGGTTTCTATTACCTAAACCTAGACGCGGTCAGCGTTGGGGAGGCTCGCGTTGAAACATTGGGGACCCCGTTTCACGCCGTAGACGGTAACATATTAATAGACTCTGGAACCACTTTAACCTACTTGCCTGCAAGCTACTGCAGCCTAGTGAGGGAGTCAGTGGAGAAGGTTGTGACTGCGGAACGAGTAACTTTCTCGGAGATCGACACACTTTGCTACAAAACGAATACGATGGATATCTTTCCAGTGATCACGATGCATTTCAGTGGAGGTGCAGATCTTGTTTTGGATAAAAACAATACGTATATGGCTAATGGACAAGCCATTTGTCTGATGATTATGTGTGGTCCGATAACACCAATTGCTGAAAAAGCTGTCTTTGGCAACAGAGCACAGAACAACTTCTTGGTTGGTTACGATCATTCTTCACTACAGGTTTCATTTAAACCCACCGATTGTGGTGTTACACAAGACATGCCAAGAGACTCAACTTCTGCAGCGTCGTTTTTACAGTTGAACattaagtttgttttatttatagttGCCCTTTCACTAATTAGACTATAG
- the LOC125586179 gene encoding glutathione S-transferase T3-like — MSVPLLEEESRWLSATANLSGLTEKISIEVPLKRESLILWRDSRSSLETQDMDFNPYRSGSNFVDLLQSQQSVFGSSEVPIFGTQQTKDSNLGPESVVEHRERRKWTPSDDVLLISSWLNTSKDAVVGNEQRSGAFWSRIASYFAKINDLVCKFCGSYEAAIREKTSGQNKTDVLKKAHEIFYNNYKKKFTLEYVWMELRNDKKWCDVSSSRHGGSSKKRKLDDRYQSSASHATESKASAADDCTNRPSGVKASKARGKKTVDGKAADFQSMWSIKQQDLLAKKELYKMSLLDNLLAKREPLSESEEALKRKLIEDVLSV; from the exons ATGTCGGTGCCTCTCCTCGAGGAAGAATCTCGGTGGCTCTCAGCGACGGCGAATCTCAGTGGCTTGACGGAGAAAATCTCG ATTGAAGTTCCATTGAAGAGGGAATCATTAATTCTCTGGAGAGACAGTCGATCTTCTCTTGAAACTcaag ATATGGATTTTAATCCATATAGGAGTGGGTCTAACTTTGTTGATCTTCTTCAAAGTCAACAAAGTGTATTTGGTTCATCAGAAGTTCCTATTTTTGGAACTCAACAGACGAAGGATAGCAACCTCGGTCCAGAGAGTGTTGTAGAGCACCGAGAAAGGAGGAAATGGACGCCCTCTGATGATGTTTTGCTCATCAGCTCATGGCTGAACACGAGCAAAGATGCAGTCGTGGGTAATGAGCAGAGATCAGGCGCCTTCTGGTCTCGAATTGCAAGCTACTTCGCG AAGATCAACGACCTCGTGTGCAAGTTCTGTGGCTCCTACGAGGCTGCAATCAGGGAGAAGACCAGCGGGCAAAATAAGactgatgttctcaaaaaagcgCATGAGATTTTCTACAACAACTATAAAAAGAAGTTCACCCTAGAGTATGTGTGGATGGAGCTGCGCAATGACAAGAAGTGGTGTGACGTTTCAAGCTCTAGACACGGTGGAAGCTCTAAAAAGAGGAAGTTGGACGACAGATATCAATCATCAGCTTCACACGCAACCGAAAGCAAGGCTTCTGCAGCTGATGACTGCACCAACCGTCCCTCGGGTGTAAAGGCTTCTAAGGCACGGGGTAAGAAGACGGTTGATGGGAAGGCAGCTGATTTTCAGTCAATGTGGTCCATCAAACAGCAGGATCTTCTTGCAAAGAAAGAGCTTTACAAGATGTCTCTGCTTGACAATCTTCTTGCAAAGAGAGAGCCACTGTCTGAGAGTGAAGAAGCTCTAAAGAGGAAGCTGATTGAGGACGTGTTGTCTGTTTAG
- the BNAC07G50520D gene encoding uncharacterized protein BNAC07G50520D has translation MTTKTCLVFFLSSLLITNIALAQDRAPHGLAYETPVAFSPSEFDFFHAQPENPDATLDPCAESGCSPLPVAAKVQGGSAKEQQSEIATMSIGSRTGMGAGGAVMIILGLVFPMLM, from the coding sequence ATGACTACAAAGACTTGtctcgtcttcttcctctcttctctACTCATCACAAACATCGCCTTAGCGCAAGACCGAGCTCCTCACGGGTTGGCTTATGAGACCCCAGTGGCGTTTTCACCTTCTGAATTTGACTTCTTCCATGCACAACCAGAAAACCCGGATGCCACGTTAGACCCTTGCGCTGAATCCGGCTGCTCGCCTCTCCCTGTGGCTGCGAAGGTTCAAGGAGGTTCTGCAAAAGAACAGCAAAGCGAGATAGCAACAATGTCAATTGGTTCCAGAACCGGAATGGGAGCTGGTGGTGCGGTCATGATCATCCTTGGACTTGTGTTTCCCATGCTGATGTGA
- the LOC106450018 gene encoding protein TsetseEP — protein MTTAKRLCFVVILSTCLLTVELTRAEEDSLSPAISPGRDSPLPPESHSSPSPPEADSLPPPASSPRHEPLADSPPPPPPQPSPSPSTELAPVPTPSKDDSHEDSEPETEYFPSPTPSPAAEERKPDDIKASEDGDEFEKEEESGMSGLEKAGIAFGAILGVGAIVMGAIVYKKRRDNLTRARYTYFQGEFL, from the coding sequence ATGACGACCGCGAAAAGGCTCTGTTTCGTTGTTATTCTATCAACGTGTCTTCTAACTGTCGAACTCACGCGAGCTGAGGAGGACTCTCTCTCACCGGCTATCTCGCCAGGACGTGATTCTCCTCTGCCACCGGAATCACATTCATCTCCGTCACCACCAGAAGCAGATTCCCTTCCGCCACCAGCTTCATCACCAAGACATGAACCCCTAGCggattctccaccaccacctcctcctcaaCCGTCACCATCTCCATCTACTGAACTAGCGCCGGTTCCTACTCCGTCAAAGGACGATTCCCATGAGGATTCAGAGCCGGAGACAGAGTATTTCCCTTCTCCAACGCCGTCTCCTGCGGCAGAAGAGCGAAAACCAGACGATATCAAAGCAAGCGAGGATGGTGATGAGTtcgagaaagaagaagaaagcggGATGAGTGGATTGGAAAAAGCTGGGATCGCCTTTGGAGCTATACTTGGAGTAGGAGCCATCGTAATGGGAGCTATTGTTTACAAGAAACGTAGAGATAACTTAACGAGAGCTCGTTACACTTACTTCCAAGGAGAGTTTCTTTAa